Sequence from the Desulfurobacteriaceae bacterium genome:
TTCTGCCTCTTCAATAAGCATTACTGGAATATCATCAACTATAGGATAGGCAAGTTTACACTTATGGCAAATGAGTTTCCCTTCCTTTTCTCTATATTCTAAGTCTCCTTTACATTTAGGACAAGCAAGGATCTCTAAAAGCTCCTTTTTCAGCATCTTTTTCCCCCTAAAGAATCCAATCAAGGTTCTTGACACACTAAAACATAGGGCATATCTTTTTCATACGCAAACGGAGGGGTGGCCGAGTCTGGCTGAAGGCGGGTGACTTGAAATCACCTGAGGGCCTAACCAGCCCTCCGGGGGTTCAAATCCCTCCCCCTCCGCCATAAGTGGGCCGGTAGCTCAGTTGGTAGAGCAACGGACTTTTAATCCGTAGGTCGGAGGTTCGAATCCTCCCCGGCTCACCATTTTTTTCTTTTATGGAGAGGTGGCCGAGCTGGCTGAAGGCGCCCGCCTGCTAAGCGGGTGTACGGGTTTAAAGCCCGTACCGCGGGTTCGAATCCCGCCCTCTCCGCCATTCAACTAGTTGTTCTCTATTTCTTCCATTTCCTCCCAAAAATACGAAGGTAAAGAATCATAAGGCGTTGGTGAACTATCATCAGTTAGAAAAACATAACTGCAAAACTCAGAAACCATCTCAAAAGTTTCAAACCAATCTTCATAAGGGACTTGATACACAAGGCAAGCACTTTTGTCTCTAAAAGAGGAAACTTGAAGATCCTCAACCTTGTCAAGAGAATTTTCAAAGATAACAACAAGGTCTGCTATATCAAAATAAGCCTCATCGGGAAGTGCTCCCACATTAAGAACAATAGAAAAGTTTCCTAAGGAACGAATATAGTCCGTTATCTTTTTGTAGTAGTAGAACGTCTCATTTATACCTTCCACTTCATCTATAAAGAAACCTTTTATTTCTGGATACAGTTTTAGCCATAGATCTATATCATCTTCTACTTCTTGCAT
This genomic interval carries:
- a CDS encoding Trm112 family protein, with protein sequence MLKKELLEILACPKCKGDLEYREKEGKLICHKCKLAYPIVDDIPVMLIEEAEKIDEQS
- a CDS encoding spherulation-specific family 4 protein, which produces MRKIILIFVLSFFVSCGGEEYSELSAKPKIKGSILPVYSYNFTVWDQIISFPDGSKKFFIVINPFNGPGVVVDYQYSEFVSAINENGKIPLGYVYSSWGTRDMQEVEDDIDLWLKLYPEIKGFFIDEVEGINETFYYYKKITDYIRSLGNFSIVLNVGALPDEAYFDIADLVVIFENSLDKVEDLQVSSFRDKSACLVYQVPYEDWFETFEMVSEFCSYVFLTDDSSPTPYDSLPSYFWEEMEEIENN